The nucleotide window GCACAAAGTACTTGTACTGCGGTGCGGCGAGAACCGCTCACGCGCCCGAATTCGGGTGTGTGAAGCGTTGTCCCGACTCACAGTTCACCACAAGAGATTTATAACGGGCGGTGTTCGTTTTGGCTACCCCTACCCATGGTGACACCAGGTAGTACCCCCGGCCAAGTCCGCTTCGCGGGCGCACTGGTCGAGGCGGGGCGAACGCTGACGTCGCCGACCGATAGCAACCAACCATGACAAACACAAACGACAAGATCCGCGCGCTGTTCCTGACGGCGCTTATGGTATTCAGCGTCTTCGCTGGTACCGTGGCGCTCACCGGGACGACCGCGGCACAGGAAGCAGCGGGCAATAGCTCGTTCTCCCACAACGGGATTGTCTTCCAAGGCGAAGACGCTGTATGGGACTATGAAGCAAGCGATGACAGTACTGGATCTGGGGACTACCAGCTCTATGAGGATAGAGGGGAGGACGCAGCCCCGGTCCGGCAGCTGCAAGAAGATGATGACGGTACAATCACGGTAAAAACTGGTAGCCTCGAAGCGGGCACGACCTACTTCATCTCGGACCAGGGTGCTGACACGGCTGACGTCAGGTTCACTATTCGTGAGCAGGACTTCAGTACCTCGTTCGATAATGATGAAGTCGGCAATCAGGGATCGACCACTGTCGACCTTGAAGTTGCATCCGAAAACCGCGTCGAGGACTACACCGTGGAAGTCACGGCTGACGACCTCGATGACTCAGATCTCATGACCATCTTCGGTGACGATGCGTGGAACGCTGCCAACGCAGACGTCGACGGTGACGACGACGCCGACGACGATGACGGTATCGAAGTCACCGTCAGCGGGACCGAAGACAACCCGACCGAATTCAACGACATCGACGCAGGCAACTACACCTTCAACTTCGAAGTGGCCGACACGTCGGCTGAGGCCTCGGATTCCATCGTGGTCAACGACGTGGCAGAGGGTGAGACGTCCTTCGCTGAGGACAGTTCGCTCGAAGTTGCACAGGGTGGTGTTGCGAACATCACTATCGACCTCAGTGGGGCCGCCACTGATGGCACTCTCGTGATTGGTGAGGAGGACTCCGACGGGTACCAGGCCAGTGTCGAATTCACCGACGAAGATGACGACGGCCAGGTTTCCATCCTCTTCAACAGCTACGCAGCAGGCGATGGAGACCCTGATACGGACGTCTTCACCGTTGCTAGCGACGATGAGATTGCAAACTCGGACGAGTCCGGGGCCCTGAGCTCGATTCTCGCCACGGGCGAGTACACGATTGCGACGAGCACCAGCACCGACGCGTCCGTCGATTCGGACACAACCGGCGCTGAGGAAACGCTCGAATCGCCGGAAGACATCAGTTCGATCTTCATCGAGGAGCGGTCCACGGACGAAATGTCGACGTGGACGGCCCCCGAGGACGTTGACTTCGACGCTGACGAGGACGGCGATACCACCGAAGAAGACCTCAACTCGCTTGTTGAGGACGGCGTCCTGACCGAGGACGACACCGTCGCTCTCGGCGACTACGTCGTTTTCCAGGTCAGTGCGACTGGTCTTGACGGACTCGTTGACGCTGAGGGAAGTCTTCAGAACGCAATCGATAATGGTCTGAGCCTTACGATCGAGCAGACCAACCCGGTTCAGAACCGCGATCCCAAGACGCTTGACGTATCGTCGGGCGATGTCACTGTCGTCGAAGGTGACGGTGCCTACTACCTCGCGATCGACGTCGAAGGCGCCGACTTCGAGCGTGGTGACGATACTGGACTTAATGCCGAAGATGGTGACGAGTTCGAGAGCGAGTTCACGGTCAACGACCAGTGGCTCCTCGGCCTAGACGACGATGAGGCAGGTGACGAGGACAACTACGAGTCGGTCAACTCGACCTTCGCGGTCGAGGATGCGGAGACCGAACTCGACAGCGACCCGGTCGAAGTCACTGCCTCGGAGAACCAGTCCATCTCCGGCACGACGAACCTCGCACCCGGCACCGAGCTGACGATCCGCGTCCGCTCCTCGGGTGACACGCAGCCGCGGTTCTTCAACACGAAGGACGTGACCGTCCAGTCGGACGGCACGTTCTCTGGCGAGTTCGACTTCAGCGAGCAGGCTGAGGGCGACACGTTCAACGTAAACGTCCGCCATGCCGGTTCCACTGTGGTCGACAACGTTGAAGGTAACGTCGTCGAGTCCACGGACACGGCAACGCCGACGGATAACGGCACGGTGACCACGACGGGCACCGGTACGCCGGCGACGGACGAGCCGACGGACGAGCCGACGGACGAGCCGACGGACGAGCCGACGGACGAGCCGACGACGACGACCACGACGCCCGGCTTCACTGCCGTGCTCGCGCTCGTCGCGCTCATCGGCGCCGCGCTGCTCGCGACCCGTCGCGACTAACTCCAACCACGACTGACCGGCGTTACCGGTCACACGTCCGCTTCGCGCGGACTCATTCTTTCGACGCACTACCTCGAGTAGCGACGGCGTACCCCGTCACCCAACTCGGACAAGACAAGGGCTTTACCGGACCGTCACCTCCCGTCACGCATGCAGAGCGCCGTCGACACCGCCCTCGACGCCCTCCTCGCGGCGCCGAACGCCTACACGGACGCGTTCGCGTGGCTGGTCGTCCTGACGTTCGTCGCCGGCGCCGGGATCGAGTGGGCGGTCCGAACGGACAGACTCCAGTCATCGTTCGACCGGGCGGCTCGCGGCGTCGTCGCCGGCGCGTGGGGGCTGTTCGCGGCGTTCTGGCTCGTCCTGTTCCCGCACTTCGCGTTCGGACAGAAGAGCTACGTCGAGGGCCTGCTCGCCCTGCTCGCGGTACCGGCGTGTCTCTACGTGGCGAAACTCCTCTGGGAGGGTCGCGACTCGCTGTTCGTGCTCTCCCGGGCCGTCGCCGGAATGGGGATGGTGTACCTCCCGTTCGAGACCATTCCCAGCATCTCCCTGTTCGGCGCCACATTCCCCGCCCCGAAGGAGGTGCTCATCCGGACGGTGACCGTCCAGACGGGCTTTCTCATCCGCCTCCTGGGGTACGATCCCGAACTCGTCCGGGGGCCGGAACTGGGCTACTGGAACGCCTTCCAGTTCACCACCGCGGAGGGGCACACGCTCCTGTTCGAGATCGTGCTCGCGTGCACCGGCCTCGGCAGCATGGCCATCTTCGTCGGCCTGATCGCGGCCGTCCGCGCGCCGGTGGCCCGGAAGCTCCGCGCGCTGGCGGTGTCGATCCCGGTCATCTGGGGGCTGAACCTCGTCCGCACGACGTTCATCGGCGTCACCTTCGGCAACCAGTACCTCCAGGTGTTCGTCGACGAGGTGCTGTTCCTCTTCGGCTCCTCGGACCCGCACATGGTGTCGTTCTTCCTCTCGGACCGGGTGATCAGCCAGGTGCTCGCGGTCGTCGCGCTCGTCGGCGTCACCTACCTCGTTGTGCGCGAACTGCCCGAACTGCTCACCGTCATCGAGGACGTGCTGTACCTCGCCACAAACGAGGAGTACGACCTGCGGGGGTCGCTGGACCTGCCGGGCGACCGCCCGGACAGTCCCGGCGGGTCGAAGTCGGGACGACTGTAGTCCGTCTCCCGTCTCGAACCCGGCTCAGAACTCGGGGAGGACGCCGGCCGGACAGCCCGCGAGCGTCGCCAGCGCCTCGGCTTCGAGGTGGTGGACGTCGCCCGGCACCACGAGCATGTGGAGTGGAGCACCGAAGTCACGCTCGGCGAGCGCGGCGAGCGTGTCGGCAGCGACGACGGGGTCCGGACTGCCCGCCCGCGCGACCGCGACGCCGAGTACCTCCGAGTCCCAGTCCTCGGCGAGCATCCCCGCGGCCTCGCTCGCCGTCATGAACTCGTCCGGCTCACCCTCGGCGGGGCCGGCGGGGGAGGACCCCGCGACCTTGATGTCGAGGTAGACGAGGGTGTGGAGGCCGCGCTCCCGGTTGTCCTCGATGGCGTCCACGACGCTCGCGGGGACGCCGTCGGCGCCGTGGGCGTACGGGAACGGGAGCGTCACGGCCTTCCCGAAGCGGTAGTTCTGGAGGCCGGTGAGCGAGGAGGCTGCCGACTGTGCGGTGACGCCGTGGATCACTCGGGTGTCGATGCCGCGTTCGACCGCCCGCATCCGGAGGTCGACGTGCGTCGTCGAGATCATCGTGTCGCCGGCGGTGAGGAAGGCGACGTCGCTCGACTCGGCCGCGTCGAGGATCGGCTCGGGGTGCTGCTCGACGCCCGCCCTGTCGCGCACCTCAACGTCGACGGCGTGGTACGCCTCCAGCTCGCCGACCGTCGCCCCGACGAGTCGACTGGTGTAGAACTCCGCGAAGACGCGGTCGGCGGCCCGAAGCGCGTCCTGGCCCTCGACGGTGACCGAGCGCTCGTCGTAGAGGCCGAGACCGATGAAGGTGAGCATAGGAGGAAAACGGAAGCCGGTGGAGGGATTTGAACCCTCGGCCTATTCCTTACGAAGGAATCGCTCTGCCAGCTGAGCTACACCGGCGCTCGCATTCGGTATACCGGCATGACGGAAATAAGGATTCCGAAAGCGGCGCGCCCGTGGGCCGACGTCACACCCGGGTCAATCGGACGTCGAGACAGACGTTCACCTCGTGGGGCGCGTACGACCGGACGACCCGCTCGGTCTCGACGGTCACCTCGTACTCGTCGCCTGCGACCGCGCGGACCGCACGCTCGCCCGGCCCGAACGGGTCGTCCTCGTGCTGGATGTCGTACAGGTGGAGAACGCAGTCGTCGCCCGCGAGGGTGACCGCCGTGTCGAGGAACTCGTTCGCGGAGTGGGGGAGGTTCATCACCACGCGGTCGGCCCAGCCGTCGTACTCCGCGGCGACCTCGCGGACGTCCCCCTCGATCGCGGTGAGGTTCTCCGAAACGCCGTTCCGTCTCGCGTTTTCCCGGAGGTACTCGACGGCACGCGGATTCACGTCGCAGGCGACGACCTCCGCGCCGCGGACGGCCATCGGGATCGCGAACGGGCCGACGCCCGCGAACATGTCGAAGGCGCGCTCGCCCGCCGCCACCTGCTCGACGACGCGGTGGCGTTCGGTGGCGAGTCGGGGCGAGAAGTACACCTCCGCGATGTCGAGGAGGAACTCGTGGCCGTACTCGCGGTGGACCGTCTCGGTGCCGTCCCCGGCGAGCACCTCCCAGTCGCGGATCCGGTACTCTCCCCGGACCTTCGAGGCGCGGTTCACGACCGTCTCGCACGGGAAATCCGACTCCATGATCGCATCGGCGACCCGCCTCGCCTCGGCGGGGTCGTCCTCGTCGACGATCGCGATGTCGCCCAGGCGCTCGTAACTCGGCTCGTACCCCAGGATCTCGTCGGGGGTCACCTGTCCGGTGCGTTCGGCGGCCACGCGCTCGACGACCTCGTACTCGGCGGGGACCGTGTCGGCGTCGGTGACCGGGATGAAGATGTCGCCGTCCTCGACCGAGATCTCCCGGTCGCCGTCCAGTAGGGCGGCCTCGGCGAGGCGCTGGCGGGTCGCCTCGCCGGACTCGACGGGGACCCTGACGCACGGGACGCGCATGATTCGTCTCGCCGACGGGCGGCGAAAGGGCTACCGGTTCGTGAGTTCGGGGCTGGTTCGGATGGGGAGGCGGACGAATCTCACGGCCTTGGGTGTGGAGGTCGGCCGGGAGCCGCCTCGGAGCGAACTCAGCTCAGAACCCGAATATCGGGACGAACCGGAAGGTGAGGTACGCGCCGAGCGTCGCGATCGCCGGCACGACGTTCTGCATCAGGACGATCCGGACGGTCGTCGCGGGGTTGAACAGGTCGGTCGCGGTGGGGACGTCCGAGGAGCCGGTCATCGGCCGGGTCGCCCGGCCCCAGCCGAGCCCGATGATCGACATCGTCGCGATGACGACGAAGCTCGCGGGGATGCCGAGCGCCGAGAGGAAGACGACGAGCGTGGAACTGACCGACGCGACGACGATCGCGGCCGTCAGCGGCAGTTCCGTGATGTCGCTCCCCATCGTCTCCAGGGTCCGGCGAGCGATCGTGAACGCGCCGATCGTGACGGCGACGCCGCCGAAAATGATCGCCGGGTTCATCGCCAGTTCCCCGCTCCCGACCAGCGGCGCGACGGCGTTGGCGATGTTCGAGGTCCCGGAGCTGAACGCCATCAGACAGCCGATCGCGACGACGGTGATCGTCCCGGCCAACTCCCGACGGTTGGTCGTCCGATGGACGCGCGGGATCGGCACCGCGCCCGAGCGATCGACGTCGAACAGCGGACCTTCGCTGCGCTCCATCGCGACCACGCGGTTGAG belongs to Halorarum halophilum and includes:
- the artA gene encoding archaeosortase A, whose amino-acid sequence is MQSAVDTALDALLAAPNAYTDAFAWLVVLTFVAGAGIEWAVRTDRLQSSFDRAARGVVAGAWGLFAAFWLVLFPHFAFGQKSYVEGLLALLAVPACLYVAKLLWEGRDSLFVLSRAVAGMGMVYLPFETIPSISLFGATFPAPKEVLIRTVTVQTGFLIRLLGYDPELVRGPELGYWNAFQFTTAEGHTLLFEIVLACTGLGSMAIFVGLIAAVRAPVARKLRALAVSIPVIWGLNLVRTTFIGVTFGNQYLQVFVDEVLFLFGSSDPHMVSFFLSDRVISQVLAVVALVGVTYLVVRELPELLTVIEDVLYLATNEEYDLRGSLDLPGDRPDSPGGSKSGRL
- the dph5 gene encoding diphthine synthase; its protein translation is MLTFIGLGLYDERSVTVEGQDALRAADRVFAEFYTSRLVGATVGELEAYHAVDVEVRDRAGVEQHPEPILDAAESSDVAFLTAGDTMISTTHVDLRMRAVERGIDTRVIHGVTAQSAASSLTGLQNYRFGKAVTLPFPYAHGADGVPASVVDAIEDNRERGLHTLVYLDIKVAGSSPAGPAEGEPDEFMTASEAAGMLAEDWDSEVLGVAVARAGSPDPVVAADTLAALAERDFGAPLHMLVVPGDVHHLEAEALATLAGCPAGVLPEF
- a CDS encoding inorganic phosphate transporter yields the protein MVELLLVVGVLVAMFVAYNIGGSTTGPAFGPAVGADAISKTVAAGLMGVFFFIGAWTIGRNVVTKLGTELVVDTGVFTLESSIAVLFFIGVALLVGNIFGVPASTSMTAVGAIAGLGLAGGVLDFAVMGEILTWWVVSPIIGFWVSLIIGRYFYARLNRVVAMERSEGPLFDVDRSGAVPIPRVHRTTNRRELAGTITVVAIGCLMAFSSGTSNIANAVAPLVGSGELAMNPAIIFGGVAVTIGAFTIARRTLETMGSDITELPLTAAIVVASVSSTLVVFLSALGIPASFVVIATMSIIGLGWGRATRPMTGSSDVPTATDLFNPATTVRIVLMQNVVPAIATLGAYLTFRFVPIFGF
- a CDS encoding class I SAM-dependent methyltransferase, producing the protein MRVPCVRVPVESGEATRQRLAEAALLDGDREISVEDGDIFIPVTDADTVPAEYEVVERVAAERTGQVTPDEILGYEPSYERLGDIAIVDEDDPAEARRVADAIMESDFPCETVVNRASKVRGEYRIRDWEVLAGDGTETVHREYGHEFLLDIAEVYFSPRLATERHRVVEQVAAGERAFDMFAGVGPFAIPMAVRGAEVVACDVNPRAVEYLRENARRNGVSENLTAIEGDVREVAAEYDGWADRVVMNLPHSANEFLDTAVTLAGDDCVLHLYDIQHEDDPFGPGERAVRAVAGDEYEVTVETERVVRSYAPHEVNVCLDVRLTRV
- a CDS encoding BGTF surface domain-containing protein, which produces MTNTNDKIRALFLTALMVFSVFAGTVALTGTTAAQEAAGNSSFSHNGIVFQGEDAVWDYEASDDSTGSGDYQLYEDRGEDAAPVRQLQEDDDGTITVKTGSLEAGTTYFISDQGADTADVRFTIREQDFSTSFDNDEVGNQGSTTVDLEVASENRVEDYTVEVTADDLDDSDLMTIFGDDAWNAANADVDGDDDADDDDGIEVTVSGTEDNPTEFNDIDAGNYTFNFEVADTSAEASDSIVVNDVAEGETSFAEDSSLEVAQGGVANITIDLSGAATDGTLVIGEEDSDGYQASVEFTDEDDDGQVSILFNSYAAGDGDPDTDVFTVASDDEIANSDESGALSSILATGEYTIATSTSTDASVDSDTTGAEETLESPEDISSIFIEERSTDEMSTWTAPEDVDFDADEDGDTTEEDLNSLVEDGVLTEDDTVALGDYVVFQVSATGLDGLVDAEGSLQNAIDNGLSLTIEQTNPVQNRDPKTLDVSSGDVTVVEGDGAYYLAIDVEGADFERGDDTGLNAEDGDEFESEFTVNDQWLLGLDDDEAGDEDNYESVNSTFAVEDAETELDSDPVEVTASENQSISGTTNLAPGTELTIRVRSSGDTQPRFFNTKDVTVQSDGTFSGEFDFSEQAEGDTFNVNVRHAGSTVVDNVEGNVVESTDTATPTDNGTVTTTGTGTPATDEPTDEPTDEPTDEPTDEPTTTTTTPGFTAVLALVALIGAALLATRRD